In Roseicyclus marinus, the genomic window CAGCGCGATCACAACTTCGCCATCGTCGACGAGGTGGACAGCATCCTGATCGACGAGGCGCGGACGCCGCTGATCATTTCCGGCCCGACGCAGGACCGGTCGGACCTGTATATCGCCATCGACAAGATCATCCCCGAGCTGGTCGAGGATCACTACACCCTCGACGAAAAGGCCCGGAACGCGAGCTTTACCGACGAGGGCAACGATTTCCTCGAGGACAAGCTGCACGAGGTCGGTCTCTTGCCCGAGGGGCAAAGCCTCTATGACCCCGAGTCGACGACCATCGTGCACCACCTGACCAACGCGTTGCGCGCCCACAAGATGTTCCACAAGGATCAGCAATACATCGTCCGCTCCGGCGAAGTGGTGCTGGTCGACGAATTCACCGGCCGGATGATGCCGGGCCGCCGCCTGTCGGAGGGTCTGCATCAGGCCATCGAGGCCAAGGAAGGCTGCCAGATCCAGCCCGAGAACGTGACGCTCGCCAGCGTCACCTTCCAGAATTACTTCCGCCTTTACGGCAAGCTGGCGGGCATGACCGGCACCGCCGCGACCGAGGCCGAGGAATTCATGGCGATCTACGGGCTGGGTGTGGTCGAGATCCCCACCAACGTGCCGGTCGCGCGCATCGACGATGACGACGCCGTCTACCGCACCGCGCGCGAGAAATACGAGGCCATCGTCGAAACCATCCGCGAGGCGCATGCCAAGGGCCAGCCGGTTCTGGTGGGCACCACTTCCATCGAGAAATCCGAGATGCTGGGCAAGATGCTGGCCGCCGCCAAGCTGCCCCACAACATCCTCAATGCGCGCCAGCACGAGCAGGAGGCGCAGATCGTCGCCGATGCGGGCAAGCTGGGCGCGATCACCATCGCCACGAACATGGCGGGCCGGGGCACCGACATCAAGCTGGGCGGCAATGTCGAGTTCAAGGTGATGGAAGCCATCGCCGCCGACCCCACGGGCGATCATGCCGCGATCCGCGCCCGGATCGAGGAAGAACACCGCGCCGATGAACAAAAGGTCAAGGATGCGGGCGGTCTTTACGTTCTGGCGACGGAACGCCACGAAAGCCGCCGTATCGACAACCAGCTGCGCGGGCGCTCGGGCCGGCAGGGCGATCCGGGGCGGTCCTCCTTCTTCCTGTCGCTCGAAGATGACCTGATGCGCATCTTCGGCTCGGACAAGCTCGACAAGATGCTGTCGACGCTCGGCATGAAAGAGGGCGAGGCGATCGTTCACCCCTGGGTGAACAAGTCGCTCGAACGTGCGCAGGCCAAGGTCGAGGGGCGCAACTTCGACATCCGCAAGCAATTGCTGAAATTCGACGACGTGATGAACGACCAGCGCAAGGTCATCTTTGGCCAGCGCCGCGAGGTCATGGCCGCCGAAGATATCGCCGAGGTCGCGCGCGACATGCGCCACCAGGTGATCGAGGACATGGTCGCCACCTACATGCCGCCCAAATCCTACGCCGACCAATGGGAGGTCGAGGAGATGACCCGCGCCGTCCGCGAGACGCTGGGCATCGACGTGCCGCTTGCCGATTGGGCCGCCGAGGATGGCGTCGATCAGGACGTGGTCGAGGAACGGCTGCGCGACGCGGCGGATGCCTATATGGCGTCGAAAGCAGCGCAATTCGGACCCGAACAGATGCGGTCCATCGAAAAGCAGGTTCTATTGCAGACCATCGACCAGAAATGGCGCGATCACCTGCTGACGCTGGAACATCTGCGCTCGGTCGTGGGCTTCCGCGGCTATGCCCAGCGCGACCCGCTGAACGAATACAAGACCGAAGGTTTCCAGCTGTTCGAATCGATGCTGGACGGGCTGCGCAGTGACGTGACCACCAAACTGGCGCGGATCCAGCCGCTCAGCCCCGAGCAGCAGGAACAATTGATCCGCCAGCTTCAGGCGCAGCAACAGGCGGCCCAGCGCGCTCTGGAACCTGCGGCTGCCGAAACGCCCGAAGCCGCGCGCGAAGGGTTCGACGAAACCAACCCCGAGACTTGGGGCAACCCGGGCCGGAACGATGTCTGCCCCTGCGGGTCGGGCAAGAAGTTCAAGCATTGCCACGGGCGCCTGGCCTGATCGGACGGCCCGTTCGGTTTTGACCGGATTTCCCTGAAGCATCGCGGTTTCGACCGCGATCTTGCCATATTCGCGCTTCACCCTTGGCCCGTCACCGGAACGGGGGTGGGACATGTCCGTGCGAAAGCTCTTGCTCAGATCATCGGTCATCGCAGCGCTTGGCGGGGCCGCGACGGCGGCGATGCCCTATATCGACCTGATCGAGCCGTCACGCGGACCCGAGATCGCCATGGTGGTGCTGACCCCGGACCCGGCCCCGCAGCCCGTGGCCAGCATCGCCCGAAGCGCCTGGGGTCTGCCCTGCGGGCTGAGTGTCACGGCGGCGCCGCTGCCGGGGGCGATGGTGGCCCTTGACGTGATGGACCCCTGTCGCCCGGATGCGCGGGTCGAGATCACCCATATGGCGCTTCGCATCAGCGCCAGGACCGATGCGCTGGGTCTGTTGACGCTTGACGTGCCGGCCTTTGAAAGCCCCGCCCGCTTTGCCGTATCGCTCGAGAGCGGTGCCAATGCCACTGCCGAAACAGGCTTGCCCGATCTTGGGGATTACGCGCGCGCCGCCATCGCATGGACCGGCCCACATGCCATCACGCTTCATGGCGAGGCCGGGGACAATCCCGCGATGATCGCCGCGCGCACCACGCAAACAGAGAGCTTTCTGAGCCGCTTGGGGGATGCCACGCTCGATGCGCCGCATCTGGCCCAGGTGCTGACCACACCGGCAGCGCTGCAAGACGATCTGCTGATCCGGGCCGAGATCGCGGTCGATGCGACCTCATGTGGTCGACCGATCGTCGCGCGCAGCCTGCAAAGCCTTGGCGGCGGGCCGGTGACCATGGCCGACATCGCCCTGACCCTGCCCGGCTGCGAGGCGACGGGAGAGTTTCTCATGTTGCAAAATCTCTTTCAGCCCCCGAGACTCCCCGCCAATTGAGGCTCAGTCGCGCCGCCACCATGCCCTTTCCCCTTGCGGCGGTCCTGCGGGCCGTCCTGATCTGCCTGTCCCTGACACTGTCCCCCGCGCTTTGGGCGCAGGATGTGGAACTGCGCTCGCAGGACGGAAGCGTGACGCTCGAAGGAAACCTGATCGCCTATGACGGGGCCTATTACCGGTTGGAAACGGTCTATGGCCCCCTGACCGTCGCCGCCGAAGGTGTGCGCTGCGCCGGGCCCGGTTGCCCCGATCTGGGCGGCTTCGTGGCCGAGGCGCGCATCGCGGCGAGGCGACCGTGACCGAGGGGTTGCTGCCCCAATTGCTGCAAGGCTTTGCGCAAGGCCGGGGGATGAGTTTGCAACCGCCCGAACAGGTGCCGGGCGGAATCCGCTATGCGCTGGCACGGGCCGATGGTGGCATCGCGGCGATTTTCCATGTCATGCCCGGCACGAGCGATACGGGCCTTCTGGCCCTGCTCAATGGCGAAACGGACATGGCCATCAGCCTGCGCGAAGCGTCGGAGGCCGAGCGCCGCGCCGATCTGGCCGCATCGCCCGATGATCCCGCGCTGATCCGACGGGTGCGGGTGATCGGCCTTGATGCGCTGGTGCCCGTGGTCTCCCCGCAAAACCCGCTGTCCGCCCTGTCCCTGACGCAGCTGGCGGATGTGTTTTCGGGGCAGATCGTGAATTGGCGGGACCTTGGCGGCCCCGATGCCCCGATCTCGCTCCACCTGCTGCGGGCAGATTTCGGGCTGGCGCAATTCTTCGAGGATCGCATGTTCGCAGGACAAAGCGATTTCGTGTCCAGCCCGGCGATCATCCGCCACGACAGCGCCAGCGCGCTGGCCACCGCCGTGGTGCGCGATGCCTATGCCATCGGGATCACCACGCAATCCGCCCGGGGCGGAGCGCGCAGCCTTCCGTTGGCGGGGTCTTGCGGATTTTCGCAATCCGCAGATGCCAATTCCGTCCGCGCCGAGGATTATCCCCTGACCGCCCCGGTCCTGCTCTACCTGGCGCCGCGTCGCCTGCCGCAGCTGGTGCGTGATTTCCTCGACTGGACCGAAACGGCGGCCGCCGAACGGATCGTGGCGCGGGCGGGCTTCGTGAACCAGACGCTCACCCGGACACCGGTATCGCTTCAGGGTCGGCGACTTGCCAATGCCGTTGCCGCCGCCGGGGGCGAGGTATCGCTGACCGATCTGCAGCGGTTGGTGGCGCGGCTAGATGGATCGGAGCGATTGTCCGCCACCTTCCGCTTTGCGGATGGGTCGGTCGATCTGGATGCGCAGTCGCGCGCGGCGGTTGCGCGGCTCGCCGCAGCGATCGAACAGGGCGTCTTCGACGGGCAGCGCCTGACCTTTGTCGGCTTTTCGGATGGCGAAGGACCGGCTGCCGTGAACCTGCGGCTGTCGCTGCGCCGGGCGGAAAGCGTGCTGGAGGCCGTGCGCCTTGCCGCCGAAGCCGCCGATCCCGACCGGGTCGCATTCGCCGTCGACGCCTTTGGCGAGGCGATGCCGATGGCCTGCGACGACAGCGATTGGGGCCGCGCCGTGAATCGGCGTGTCGAGGTCTGGGTGGATCGCGCCGCGCCCTGAGCCCGCAATCTGGCCGCCTGCAAGGCGGTTACAGATACCCCTCGCTTCGGAAACTGACCTGCCGCGCCTTGCCGATGATCAGGTGGTCATGGATGACCAGCCCCAGCACCTCTGCGGCATCGCGGATCGCATTGGTCATGTCGATATCGGCCCGGCTGGGCGAAGGGTCCCCGGACGGGTGATTGTGCACGAGAATCAACGCCGAGGCGTTCAGTTCCAGCGCGCGTTTGACCACCTCGCGCGGGTAGACGGGGACATGGTCGACGGTGCCGTCGGCCTGCGCCTCATCCGCGATCAACACGTTCTTGCGGTCCAGGTAGAGCACCCGGAATTGTTCCAGATCGCGATGCGCCATCGCCGTCTGGCAATAGTCGAGCAGCGCATCCCAGGACGACAGGATCGGCCGTTTGAGCACGCGGGCGCGCGCCATGCGATGACCCACCGCCTCCATCAGCTTGAGCTCGAACACCACGCGCTCGCCCACACCCTCCACCTCCTTCAGGCGGGCGGGCGGGGCGGCCAGAACATGGTTGATGTCGCCAAAACGTTTCAAGAGCGCCTTGGCGAGCGGTTTGGTGTCGCCCCGTGGCAGCGCCCGGTAGAGGATCATTTCCAGCAATTCGTAATCGGGCACGGCATCCGCCCCACCCGAGCTGAAACGCTGGCGCAGCCGGTCGCGGTGGGCATGGCGATGCAGCTCCGCCCCCTTGGACGGGCCAGCGGCCTTGCGCCCAAGGGCGGGCGACGGGACCGTCGCCTCCGGCACGAACCGGGGCGACAGCTCGCCAAAGGAAAAGGAGGGCTGATCGGACATGCGCCCGATCCTTGCCAAGAAAGATTAACGAAACGTTATTCGGTCCAGGTCGGATGGAACCGGCCGCCGGGCGAAAGGGTGAAGATCTCGGCCCCGGTGGCGGTCACGCCGATGGAATGCTCGAACTGCGCGGACAGGCTCTTGTCGCGGGTCACGGCCGTCCAGTCATCGGCCAGAACCTTGGTCTCGGGCCGTCCAAGGTTCACCATCGGCTCGATCGTGAAGAACATCCCTTCCTCGAGACGCGGGCCCGTGCCGGGGCGGCCATAATGCAGCACGTTCGGCGGCGCGTGGAACACCTGCCCCAGACCATGGCCGCAGAAATCGCGCACGACCGACATGCGCTGCGCCTCGACGAAGCTTTGGATCGCGTAGCCGATATCGCCGAATGTGTTGCCGGGGCGGACCGCCTCGATCCCTTTCATCAGGGCATCATGAGTGACCTGGATCAGGCGCTCGGCCTTTCGACCCATCTTTCCGGCGACATACATCCGACTGGTGTCGCCGAACCAGCCTTCCACGATGACGGTCACGTCGATGTTGAGGATATCGCCCTCTTTCAACACCTTGGGGCCGGGAATGCCGTGGCAGACCACGTGGTTCACGCTGATGCAGGAGGCGTGCTTGTAGCCGCGATAGCCGATGGTGGCCGATGTCGCCCCGGCCTCGGTCACCATGGCCTCTATGGCGGCGTCCAGCGCCTCGGTGGTCTGGCCGGGAACGACCATCGGCGCGATGTCGTCGAGGATACGGGCCGCAAGCGCACCTGCGCGGTGCATCCCGGCAAAATCTTCCGATCCGTGTATGCGAATGCCGTCTTTCGTCAGACGGCCCTTGAAATCGTCCAAACTCCGGACCTCCGAACCTCTGTCACTCGCTAAACTAAGCGCATCGCGTGACAATTTCCAGTCAGGCCTGCCTGACATGCCTGTAGGCGCCCGTCCCGACCGCCCGTGTCGCGCGGAGGGTTTGAAAGCGCACCGGCAGGGGCCTATACCGATCCGGCAGGAAGAAACAAGCAGAGGCCGGATGATGCAGACCCCCACAGCCGCGATGCTGGTGATCGGCGACGAGATCCTGTCCGGGCGCACCCGCGACAGCAACATGCATTTCCTGGCCCGCGCGCTGACCGACCACGGCATCAGGCTGGCCGAAGCCCGCGTCGTGGCGGATGAGCATGACAGGATCAAACAGGCCGTGCAGAGCCTGTCTTCGGCCTATGACCATGTCTTTACCTCGGGCGGGATCGGTCCCACCCATGATGACATCACCGCCGATGCCGTGGCCGATGCGATGGGGGCGGCGATCGACATCCGCGACGATGCGCGCGCGATCCTTCAGGCGCATTACGACCGGCAGGGGCAAGAGCTTAACGCCGCCCGCCTGCGCATGGCCCGCATCCCCGAGGGCGCTGCGCTGATAGACAACCCGATTTCCGCCGCACCCGGTTTCACCATCGGCAATGTGCATGTGATGGCAGGCGTCCCCACGATCTTCGAAGCGATGGTGGCCAGCGTGATGCCGACGCTGACGGGCGGGCCGCCGATGCTGTCGCAATCCCTGCGCGTGGTCCGGGGCGAGGGCGATATCGCCGAACCCCTGGGCCGCTTGGCCGCCGATCATCCCGAAGTGTCCATCGGCTCCTATCCGTTCCACCGGGACGGGGTGCATGGATCCAACATCGTCGTCCGCAGCCAGGATGGCGCGGCGGTCGACCGGGTGATGGCCGAGCTGCACCGGCTCTTTCCGGCGGCAGGCTAGGGTATGGGCGGCATCGCCGATCTGGTGCCTGTCATCGCGGCGACCTGGCCCCCGGCCCGGACGCAGCGGGTCGGCCCCTTTACCGTGCCATCGGGTGCGGGCGGTGGCCAGCGCGTCAGCGCGGCGCGGCTGACCGACCCTGCCGCAACAGACGCGACCGAGGCCGAGATCGACGCCGCCATCGCCGCGCTGGCAGACTTCGGCCAACCGCCCCTGTTCCAGGTTCTCGATCATCAAGACGCGCTCGACGCTCGGCTCGCGGCGCGCGGCCTGATCCTGCGCGACACGACGCAGGCGATGGTGATGCCCTGTGCCGATCTGGCCGCAGCGCCGCCCCCCGTGACCTGTTTCGCCACATGGCCGCCGCTGGCCATCCAGACCGAGATCTGGGCCAAGGGCGGCATCGGGCCCGCGCGGCTGGCGGTGATGGAGCGCGTCACCGGGCCGCGCATGTCCTTTTTCGGGCGGACGAATGACAAGCCCGCCGGGACCGCTTTCGTCGCCATCCACCAGGGATGTGCCATGCTCCATGCGCTGGAAATCGCGCCCGCGCATCGGCGCAAGGGGTTGGCCGCCACGATGATGCGCGCCGCCGCCGATTGGGCGCAGACAGAGGGGGCGGTGACGATGGCGATCCTTGTGACCGGCGAAAACCAGCCGGCGCTCGGGCTTTACGCTTCCTTGGGGTTCCATGCTGTGGGACACTACCATTATCGATCCCAGCGATCCTGACCGGCCCATGACCCATCCCGGCCGCGCGCCGCGCCCCCTGACCCTGTTGATCCTGCCGCTTGGCCTGCTGTGCGCGGGGCTGTCCGCCGGCGCCCATGCGCAGGGCTTGGCTTGGCCACAGGGCGCAGAGCGGATCTTGCACGATCAATCGAGCGTGTCGGGCTATGGCATCGCCACCGGGCCGCACGATGGTCAGGACGTGCCGGTCATCAATGCCTCGGGCAGCTTGGTCGATGAGATCTGGACCCTGCCCCGCGCGGCGTCGGACCCGGCGGAACTGGCCGAACGGATCCGCGCCGATTTGACCGCCCAAGGCTACGACATCCTTTTTGCCTGCGCCGACATCCAATGCGGCGGCTTCGATTTCCGCTTTGCCCTGCCGATTGCCCAAGGCCCCGAGATGCATGTCGACCTTGGCCGGTTCCAGTATCTGTCCGCCATGCGCCAAGGGCCCGACGGCGGGATCGAGCATCTGGCCCTGACCCTCTCGCAAGGGGGGCAGCTGGGTTATGCGCATCTGGCCCGCGTCATCGAAGGCGTCGCAGCGGCGGAAACGCCGGTCGAACGCATCCCTGCACCGCCGGTCAGGGTCGATGGCGATGTCATCACCACCCTGCTCGATCATGGCGCGGTCACGCTGGAGGATGTCAGCTTTTCCACCGGTGCCTCGGCGCTGTCGGACAGCGGGTTCGACAGCCTTGAGGCGCTCGCCGGGTTTCTGAACCAGGATCCGGCGCGGCGGATCGTTCTGGTGGGCCATACCGACACCGAGGGATCGCTCGAGGGCAATATCGCCCTGTCCCGCGACCGCGCCGCAGCCGTGCGCAGCTATCTGATCGACAGGCTGGGCGTGAACCCCGCGCAGGTCGAGGCGCAGGGGATAGGCTATCTGTCCCCCCGCACCGCCAATGCCACGCCCGATGGGCGCGCCCTGAACCGCAGGGTCGAGGCGGTGCTGGTTGCCGGATGAAAAAAGACCCGGATCGGCGGAACCGACCCGGGCACAGTGAGGCACGGCACCCCGGAGCAAGATACAGGGTGCCGGCACGGCAAAAGGATGATGGGGTGCTATTCTACCAGTTCAGCGGCCCGCGATCCTTGAAGGCATCGACAAGGAAATCGATGAAGGACCGCACCTTGGGCTGGGTATAGCGGCCGGGCGGATAGATCGCGTAGACGCCCTGGATATCCACGGGAAGGTCGGGGATCACATCCTCGACCAGACCCTCGCGCATGGGATCGGCATAAAGAAAGCTGGGCAGATAGGCGATGCCAAGCCCGCCGATCGCGGCGTTCAGCAGGGATTGGCCGTCATTGACCGTCAGCCAGCCGCCCGTGCGCACCTGCCGCTGTTCCCCCGAGGGCGCGGTGATTTTCCAGACGTTGCCATTGGCGCTGTTGGTATAGTGCAAAAGCTTGTGTTCGTTCAGATCGTCGATCTTTTCCGGGCGACCGTAGCGCTCGAAATAGGAGGGGGCGGCGATCATGCGGCGCTGGGTTTCGCAGATCTTGCGGGCGCGCAGGCTCGAATCCTCCAACTCGCCCACCCGGATCGCCATGTCGAACCCTTCCGAGATCAGCTCCACATAGCGATTGTTCAGCACCATGTTCACGGTCACATCGGGATATTGGTGCAGAAACGTGCCGAGGATCGGAGAAACATGGTTGACCCCGAAATCGGTGGCGACCGACACGCGCAACGTGCCTGACGGGGCGGATTGCATCGCGGTGACCAGCGCATCGGCTTCGCCCGCATCGTTCAGAACCCGGCGGGCCCGGTCGTAATAGGCCAATCCGATCTCCGTCGGGCTGACGCGGCGGGTCGTGCGGTTCAGAAGCCGGGCTCCCAGCCGTGCCTCAAGGCTCGAGACATGCTTGGACACGGCGGATTTGGAAATCCCCATCTTCTTCGCGGCATCCGTGAAGCCACCCTGGTCCACGACCATGGCAAAGGCCTCCATTTCCGTAAGTCTGTCCATCGCTTTCACCTGTACGGTCTTTCTGTGCCCCCCGGTTCTGCCGGTCAAATGAGGCGCGATTGGGGAAGTGCGCAGGCCAAAGCCGGGTATTTCGGTGGATCGTTGATGCAGATCGGATAATCATCGGCGACCCTGCCCCAAGCTTTCCGTCATCACGCGGGATGCGCCAAAGCCTTGGCCTAGGGAGGCCTGACGATCTAGGCTGGCAGGAAACGAGCAGAAAATGAGGCATGGGTTGGCGCGCAAGACCGACACCGAAGGCGCGGTAAAATCTCCGCGACGTGGCACCGGAAGAGGCCGGGGCGGGGCGCGGGCCTCGCGTTTGCAGCGCGCGGCGCAATGGCTGCGGCGCTGGATGCTGCGTGCCGGGATGGCGGTCGTGGCCTTTATCCTTGGCTGGACGGCGCTTTATGCAATCGTGCCGGTGCCGACCACCTTTTACATGATGGGCGAAAGCCGCCGCCTTGGCGGTATCGAACGCGGTTGGGTGCCGATCGAGGATATCTCGATCCACCTGCAACGCGCAGTGGTCGCGGCCGAAGATGCCAATTTCTGTCTCCATTGGGGTTTCGACATGGACGCGATTCGCAATGCCATCGCGGATGGCGGGCAACGCGGCGGATCGACCATCAGCCAGCAGACGGTCAAGAACGCCTTTCTCTGGCACGGGCGCAGCTGGCTGCGAAAGGCGCTGGAGGCGGCGATCACGCCGGTGATGGAATTGTTCTGGCCAAAGCCCCGCGTGCTCGAGGTTTATCTGAACGTGGCCGAATTCGACGAAGGCGTCTTTGGCGCGGAGGCGGCGGCCCGCCACCACTTTGGCGTTGCGGCCGCCGACCTGACACCGCGCCAGGCCGCGCTTCTGGCGGCGGTCCTGCCCGATCCGCAGGGGCGTGATGCGGGCCAGCCCTCCGCCTTTGTCGACAGGCGGGCGGCCTCCATCGCCGATGGGGCGGCCACCATTGCCCGCGATGGGCGCGATGCTTGCTTTGCGAATTGAATCCGGCCCATATTTTGCGCCATAGAAGGCGCAACCCGACATAATCGAGCATTCCATGGCGCGTCTCTATCATTTTGCCCTTTCCCCGTTCTGCAGAAAGGTCCGCCTCGTGCTGGCCGAAAAGCGGATCGAGGTGGAACTGGTCGACGAGAAATACTGGGAACCGTCGGTCGAATTCCTGCGCCGCAATCCGGCGGGCAAGGTGCCGGTCCTCAAGATCGACGGGATGCATCTGACCGAATCGAATGCCATCTGCGAATATCTGGAGGAAACGCGGCCCGAACCGCCGCTGATGCCCTCGGACCCCAAGGCCCGCGCCGAAGTCCGCCGAATCGTGCATTGGTTCGACGACAAGTTCCATCACGAGGTGACGGCGAACCTTGTCTATGAACGGGTGAACAAGAAAATCATGCGCGGCGGCTATCCCGACGGCAAGGCGGTCAAGACCGGCGCGCAGCAGATCAAGTATCACCTCGACTACATGGCCTGGCTTCTGGATCACCGGCGCTGGCTGGCGGGGGACAAGATGACGCTCGCCGATTTCACCGCCGCCGCGCATCTGTCCTGCCTCGATTACATCTCGGACGTGGATTGGAACCGCTCGGACATCGTCAAGGATTGGTATGCCAAGGTGAAATCGCGCCCGGCTTTCCGGTCGATCCTGGCCGACCAGATCCCGGGCTTCATCCAGCCACCCCATTACGCGAACCTGGACTTTTGAGCGGGCTCAAACAGGCCCTGTCGATCGAGGCCCGCGCGGCGGGCTTCGCCAAGATGGGCATCTGTCGCCCCGATGCGATCCCGGAGGCCGCCGCACGTCTGGCCGAATTCGTCGGCAAGGGACGGCATGGGCAGATGGGCTGGATGGCCGAGCGGATGGGTTGGCGTGGCGATCCCGCAGCGCTCTGGCCCGAGGCGCGGTCGGTCATCATGCTCGCCGATCTCTACACGCCCGAAGCCGACCCTTTGCAGGCGCTGGAACGCCGGGACTGCGCCACGATCAGTGTCTACGCGCAGAACAGGGACTATCACGACCTGGTCAAGAAGCGGCTGAAACGGGTGGGGCGCTGGCTGCTGGATCAGGCGCCCGACCACCAGATCAAGGTGTTCGTCGATACCGCCCCGGTGATGGAAAAGCCGCTGGCGCAGGCCGCGGGGCTTGGCTGGCAGGGCAAGCACACCAATCTCCTGTCCCGCGATCTGGGAAACTGGTTCTTTCTGGGCGCGATCTTCACCACCATCGACCTGCCCCCCGATGCGCCCGAGGTCGAACATTGCGGCAGTTGCACCGCCTGTCTGGACATCTGCCCGACGCGGGCTTTTCCCGCGCCCTTTCAACTGGATGCGCGGCGCTGCATTTCCTATCTGACCATCGAACACAAAGGCCCCGTGGACCCCGAATTGCGGCCCCTGATGGGCAACCGGATCTATGGCTGCGACGATTGTCTGGCGATCTGCCCGTGGAACAAATTCGCCCAAGCCGCGCAGGAAACCCGCTATGCCGCCCGTCCCGAGCTCACCTCCCCCCCGTTGGAGGATCTGGCCCGGCTCGACGACGCGGGCTTTCGGACCATGTTCTCGGGTAGCCCGATCAAGCGGATCGGGCGCGACAGGTTCGTCCGGAACGTGCTTTATGCCATCGGGAATTCGGGGGAAAAACGGCTCGAACCCGCCGCGCAGAGCCTTACGGATGACCCTGACGCGGCGGTGGCGGATGCCGCGCGTTGGGCGGTGGAGAGAGTGCGATGAAGCTTTTGATCTTTGGCCATGGCTATAGCGCCCGTCACCTGGTGGCGCATCTGGCCCTTGCCCCCGGGGATCTGCGCGTGACCACACGCAGCGCGGAAAAAGCGGCCAAACTGGCGGCACAGGGTCTGATTGTGCGCCTCTTTCCGGGCAGCGACATGGCCCAGGACCTTGACTGGGCGACCCATGTCCTGGTCACCGCCGGGCCCGAGGATGCGGGCGATCCGGTGCTTGCCGAAACCCGCGACGCCTTCATCGCTGCGGCCGCGCGGCTGACGTGGGTCGGCTACCTGTCCACCACCGGCGTCTATGGCGACCATGCGGGTGCTTGGGTGGATGAGACGACGCCCCTGACCGCCTCGACCGCGCGGGGCAAGGCACGCATCGCCGCCGAGGGGGAATGGCAGGACCTGCACCGCGACCACGGCCTGCCGCTGCACATCTTTCGGCTTGCGGGCATCTACGGCCCCGGGCGCGGCCCCTTCGAAAAGGTGCGTGACGGCAGCGCGCGACGCATCATCAAGGAGGGGCAGGTGTTTTCCCGCATCCATGTGGAGGATATCGCGCAGGTTCTGGCCGCCTCCATGGCGCGGCCCGATCCCGGCGCGATCTACAATGTCTGCGATGACGATCCGGCCCCGCCCCAGGATGTGATCGGCCACGCCGCCGAATTGCTGGGCCTGCCGCTGCCGCCTGCCGTGCCCTTCGATCCGGCGACGCTTTCGCCCATGGCCGCAAGCTTTTACGCCGAATCCAAACGGGTCGATAACAGCCGCATCAAGGAGGATCTGGGCGTGCGCCTGCGCTATCCCGATTACAGGGCGGGGCTGGCCGCGATGCTGGCGAGCGATCGCGCGAAATCGTGACTACGCAGGGGGCGGTTTCTGGTGTATGCGCCGGATCAAAACCCCCTGTTCGAGCAGTTCCATGGC contains:
- a CDS encoding phosphate ABC transporter substrate-binding/OmpA family protein — protein: MSLQPPEQVPGGIRYALARADGGIAAIFHVMPGTSDTGLLALLNGETDMAISLREASEAERRADLAASPDDPALIRRVRVIGLDALVPVVSPQNPLSALSLTQLADVFSGQIVNWRDLGGPDAPISLHLLRADFGLAQFFEDRMFAGQSDFVSSPAIIRHDSASALATAVVRDAYAIGITTQSARGGARSLPLAGSCGFSQSADANSVRAEDYPLTAPVLLYLAPRRLPQLVRDFLDWTETAAAERIVARAGFVNQTLTRTPVSLQGRRLANAVAAAGGEVSLTDLQRLVARLDGSERLSATFRFADGSVDLDAQSRAAVARLAAAIEQGVFDGQRLTFVGFSDGEGPAAVNLRLSLRRAESVLEAVRLAAEAADPDRVAFAVDAFGEAMPMACDDSDWGRAVNRRVEVWVDRAAP
- a CDS encoding competence/damage-inducible protein A; translation: MQTPTAAMLVIGDEILSGRTRDSNMHFLARALTDHGIRLAEARVVADEHDRIKQAVQSLSSAYDHVFTSGGIGPTHDDITADAVADAMGAAIDIRDDARAILQAHYDRQGQELNAARLRMARIPEGAALIDNPISAAPGFTIGNVHVMAGVPTIFEAMVASVMPTLTGGPPMLSQSLRVVRGEGDIAEPLGRLAADHPEVSIGSYPFHRDGVHGSNIVVRSQDGAAVDRVMAELHRLFPAAG
- the radC gene encoding RadC family protein codes for the protein MSDQPSFSFGELSPRFVPEATVPSPALGRKAAGPSKGAELHRHAHRDRLRQRFSSGGADAVPDYELLEMILYRALPRGDTKPLAKALLKRFGDINHVLAAPPARLKEVEGVGERVVFELKLMEAVGHRMARARVLKRPILSSWDALLDYCQTAMAHRDLEQFRVLYLDRKNVLIADEAQADGTVDHVPVYPREVVKRALELNASALILVHNHPSGDPSPSRADIDMTNAIRDAAEVLGLVIHDHLIIGKARQVSFRSEGYL
- the map gene encoding type I methionyl aminopeptidase, giving the protein MDDFKGRLTKDGIRIHGSEDFAGMHRAGALAARILDDIAPMVVPGQTTEALDAAIEAMVTEAGATSATIGYRGYKHASCISVNHVVCHGIPGPKVLKEGDILNIDVTVIVEGWFGDTSRMYVAGKMGRKAERLIQVTHDALMKGIEAVRPGNTFGDIGYAIQSFVEAQRMSVVRDFCGHGLGQVFHAPPNVLHYGRPGTGPRLEEGMFFTIEPMVNLGRPETKVLADDWTAVTRDKSLSAQFEHSIGVTATGAEIFTLSPGGRFHPTWTE
- the secA gene encoding preprotein translocase subunit SecA codes for the protein MLGLGSLAKKVFGSPNDRKVKSVRPLVAQINALEAEHQAKTDAEIIAKTEELRSRATGGESLDDLLPEAFANCREAARRALGLRAHDVQLIGGIFLHQGNIAEMKTGEGKTLVATFPAYLNALTGKGVHIVTVNDYLAKRDAEWMGKVYGALGLTTGVVYPRQPDEEKRAAYAADITYATNNELGFDYLRDNMRASLSDMAQRDHNFAIVDEVDSILIDEARTPLIISGPTQDRSDLYIAIDKIIPELVEDHYTLDEKARNASFTDEGNDFLEDKLHEVGLLPEGQSLYDPESTTIVHHLTNALRAHKMFHKDQQYIVRSGEVVLVDEFTGRMMPGRRLSEGLHQAIEAKEGCQIQPENVTLASVTFQNYFRLYGKLAGMTGTAATEAEEFMAIYGLGVVEIPTNVPVARIDDDDAVYRTAREKYEAIVETIREAHAKGQPVLVGTTSIEKSEMLGKMLAAAKLPHNILNARQHEQEAQIVADAGKLGAITIATNMAGRGTDIKLGGNVEFKVMEAIAADPTGDHAAIRARIEEEHRADEQKVKDAGGLYVLATERHESRRIDNQLRGRSGRQGDPGRSSFFLSLEDDLMRIFGSDKLDKMLSTLGMKEGEAIVHPWVNKSLERAQAKVEGRNFDIRKQLLKFDDVMNDQRKVIFGQRREVMAAEDIAEVARDMRHQVIEDMVATYMPPKSYADQWEVEEMTRAVRETLGIDVPLADWAAEDGVDQDVVEERLRDAADAYMASKAAQFGPEQMRSIEKQVLLQTIDQKWRDHLLTLEHLRSVVGFRGYAQRDPLNEYKTEGFQLFESMLDGLRSDVTTKLARIQPLSPEQQEQLIRQLQAQQQAAQRALEPAAAETPEAAREGFDETNPETWGNPGRNDVCPCGSGKKFKHCHGRLA